A single Equus asinus isolate D_3611 breed Donkey chromosome 21, EquAss-T2T_v2, whole genome shotgun sequence DNA region contains:
- the A4GNT gene encoding alpha-1,4-N-acetylglucosaminyltransferase isoform X2, protein MLKELQLSLWVVLLLACGLLYQLTLKSSCLFSCLPPSKALQDPEALLGQGRSIVFLESSERMEPSPLVSCAVESAARIYPEQPVVFLMKGLNDSTQLPPNSTASAFSLLSAIDNVFLFPLDMKRLFEDTPLSSWYAQVNSSTERHWLYVSSDACRLAVIWKYGGVYMDTDVISIRPIPDENFLAAQSSKISSNGVFGFLPRHPFLWGCMENFVEHYNSAIWGHQGPDLMTRMLRVWCKLGDFQEVSDLRCLNLSFLHPQRFYPIPFRQWRRYYEVWDTDPSFNDSYALHLWNYMNKEGRTVVQGSNTLAENLYRKHCPRTHRVLIQGSEGSVTQELGPGDT, encoded by the exons ATGCTGAAGGAGCTCCAGCTCTCCCTGTGGGTCGTCCTGCTGCTTGCCTGTGGCTTGCTCTACCAGCTCACCCTGAAGTCCAGCTGCCTCttctcctgcctgcctccctccaagGCCCTGCAGGATCCAGAAGCCCTCCTGGGCCAGGGACGCAGCATCGTGTTTCTGGAGAGCTCGGAGAGAATGGAGCCATCCCCGCTGGTCTCCTGTGCTGTGGAGTCAGCTGCCAGGATTTACCCTGAGCAGCCTGTGGTGTTCCTTATGAAGGGTCTCAACGATTCCACACAGCTGCCCCCAAACTCCACTGCCTCGGCCTTTTCCCTCCTCTCAGCGATAGACAatgttttcctcttccctttggaTATGAAAAGGCTGTTTGAAGACACGCCATTGTCTTCATGGTACGCTCAA GTCAACAGCAGTACAGAGAGACACTGGCTCTACGTCAGCTCAGACGCGTGCCGCCTGGCGGTCATCTGGAAGTACGGCGGCGTCTACATGGACACCGACGTCATCTCCATCAGGCCCATCCCTGACGAGAACTTTTTGGCTGCGCAGTCTTCTAAGATCTCTAGTAACGGGGTGTTTGGATTCCTCCCCCGCCACCCCTTCCTGTGGGGGTGCATGGAAAACTTTGTTGAACACTACAATTCAGCCATTTGGGGCCACCAGGGTCCCGATTTGATGACGAGGATGTTGAGAGTATGGTGCAAACTCGGAGACTTCCAAGAGGTGAGCGACCTCAGGTGTTTGAACCTGTCCTTCTTACACCCCCAAAGATTTTACCCCATTCCCTTTCGACAGTGGAGGCGCTACTATGAAGTCTGGGACACAGACCCGAGCTTCAACGACTCCTACGCCCTGCATCTGTGGAACTACATGAACAAGGAAGGGAGGACCGTGGTTCAAGGAAGCAACACGCTGGCGGAGAATCTCTACCGGAAGCACTGTCCCAGGACGCACAGGGTCCTGATTCAAGGCTCAGAGGGGTCGGTCACCCAGGAGCTGGGTCCAGGTGATACGTAG
- the A4GNT gene encoding alpha-1,4-N-acetylglucosaminyltransferase isoform X1, whose protein sequence is MLKELQLSLWVVLLLACGLLYQLTLKSSCLFSCLPPSKALQDPEALLGQGRSIVFLESSERMEPSPLVSCAVESAARIYPEQPVVFLMKGLNDSTQLPPNSTASAFSLLSAIDNVFLFPLDMKRLFEDTPLSSWYAQVNSSTERHWLYVSSDACRLAVIWKYGGVYMDTDVISIRPIPDENFLAAQSSKISSNGVFGFLPRHPFLWGCMENFVEHYNSAIWGHQGPDLMTRMLRVWCKLGDFQEVSDLRCLNLSFLHPQRFYPIPFRQWRRYYEVWDTDPSFNDSYALHLWNYMNKEGRTVVQGSNTLAENLYRKHCPRTHRVLIQGSEGSVTQELGPALN, encoded by the exons ATGCTGAAGGAGCTCCAGCTCTCCCTGTGGGTCGTCCTGCTGCTTGCCTGTGGCTTGCTCTACCAGCTCACCCTGAAGTCCAGCTGCCTCttctcctgcctgcctccctccaagGCCCTGCAGGATCCAGAAGCCCTCCTGGGCCAGGGACGCAGCATCGTGTTTCTGGAGAGCTCGGAGAGAATGGAGCCATCCCCGCTGGTCTCCTGTGCTGTGGAGTCAGCTGCCAGGATTTACCCTGAGCAGCCTGTGGTGTTCCTTATGAAGGGTCTCAACGATTCCACACAGCTGCCCCCAAACTCCACTGCCTCGGCCTTTTCCCTCCTCTCAGCGATAGACAatgttttcctcttccctttggaTATGAAAAGGCTGTTTGAAGACACGCCATTGTCTTCATGGTACGCTCAA GTCAACAGCAGTACAGAGAGACACTGGCTCTACGTCAGCTCAGACGCGTGCCGCCTGGCGGTCATCTGGAAGTACGGCGGCGTCTACATGGACACCGACGTCATCTCCATCAGGCCCATCCCTGACGAGAACTTTTTGGCTGCGCAGTCTTCTAAGATCTCTAGTAACGGGGTGTTTGGATTCCTCCCCCGCCACCCCTTCCTGTGGGGGTGCATGGAAAACTTTGTTGAACACTACAATTCAGCCATTTGGGGCCACCAGGGTCCCGATTTGATGACGAGGATGTTGAGAGTATGGTGCAAACTCGGAGACTTCCAAGAGGTGAGCGACCTCAGGTGTTTGAACCTGTCCTTCTTACACCCCCAAAGATTTTACCCCATTCCCTTTCGACAGTGGAGGCGCTACTATGAAGTCTGGGACACAGACCCGAGCTTCAACGACTCCTACGCCCTGCATCTGTGGAACTACATGAACAAGGAAGGGAGGACCGTGGTTCAAGGAAGCAACACGCTGGCGGAGAATCTCTACCGGAAGCACTGTCCCAGGACGCACAGGGTCCTGATTCAAGGCTCAGAGGGGTCGGTCACCCAGGAGCTGGGTCCAG ccctgaactaa
- the A4GNT gene encoding alpha-1,4-N-acetylglucosaminyltransferase isoform X3 — MLKELQLSLWVVLLLACGLLYQLTLKSSCLFSCLPPSKALQDPEALLGQGRSIVFLESSERMEPSPLVSCAVESAARIYPEQPVVFLMKGLNDSTQLPPNSTASAFSLLSAIDNVFLFPLDMKRLFEDTPLSSWYAQVNSSTERHWLYVSSDACRLAVIWKYGGVYMDTDVISIRPIPDENFLAAQSSKISSNGVFGFLPRHPFLWGCMENFVEHYNSAIWGHQGPDLMTRMLRVWCKLGDFQEVSDLRCLNLSFLHPQRFYPIPFRQWRRYYEVWDTDPSFNDSYALHLWNYMNKEGRTVVQGSNTLAENLYRKHCPRTHRVLIQGSEGSVTQELGPG, encoded by the exons ATGCTGAAGGAGCTCCAGCTCTCCCTGTGGGTCGTCCTGCTGCTTGCCTGTGGCTTGCTCTACCAGCTCACCCTGAAGTCCAGCTGCCTCttctcctgcctgcctccctccaagGCCCTGCAGGATCCAGAAGCCCTCCTGGGCCAGGGACGCAGCATCGTGTTTCTGGAGAGCTCGGAGAGAATGGAGCCATCCCCGCTGGTCTCCTGTGCTGTGGAGTCAGCTGCCAGGATTTACCCTGAGCAGCCTGTGGTGTTCCTTATGAAGGGTCTCAACGATTCCACACAGCTGCCCCCAAACTCCACTGCCTCGGCCTTTTCCCTCCTCTCAGCGATAGACAatgttttcctcttccctttggaTATGAAAAGGCTGTTTGAAGACACGCCATTGTCTTCATGGTACGCTCAA GTCAACAGCAGTACAGAGAGACACTGGCTCTACGTCAGCTCAGACGCGTGCCGCCTGGCGGTCATCTGGAAGTACGGCGGCGTCTACATGGACACCGACGTCATCTCCATCAGGCCCATCCCTGACGAGAACTTTTTGGCTGCGCAGTCTTCTAAGATCTCTAGTAACGGGGTGTTTGGATTCCTCCCCCGCCACCCCTTCCTGTGGGGGTGCATGGAAAACTTTGTTGAACACTACAATTCAGCCATTTGGGGCCACCAGGGTCCCGATTTGATGACGAGGATGTTGAGAGTATGGTGCAAACTCGGAGACTTCCAAGAGGTGAGCGACCTCAGGTGTTTGAACCTGTCCTTCTTACACCCCCAAAGATTTTACCCCATTCCCTTTCGACAGTGGAGGCGCTACTATGAAGTCTGGGACACAGACCCGAGCTTCAACGACTCCTACGCCCTGCATCTGTGGAACTACATGAACAAGGAAGGGAGGACCGTGGTTCAAGGAAGCAACACGCTGGCGGAGAATCTCTACCGGAAGCACTGTCCCAGGACGCACAGGGTCCTGATTCAAGGCTCAGAGGGGTCGGTCACCCAGGAGCTGGGTCCAG gttag